From a single Solenopsis invicta isolate M01_SB chromosome 4, UNIL_Sinv_3.0, whole genome shotgun sequence genomic region:
- the LOC113003767 gene encoding uncharacterized protein LOC113003767, with the protein MGDLPSTRTTTSRPFLNVGIDYGGPFVIKISRNKTDKAYMCIFVCFSTRVVHLELVVDLSTAAFMRVLQRFIARRGKCASIYSDNAKNFVGANNELREVAMLRNPEHHAKISDFVAENSIKWIFIPPHSPHMGGFWEASIKSAKVHLRKIIGTTSLSYEELYTILVQIEACLNSKPLCPISDDGTDLAVLTPGHFIIRVPLTSPPELDVSNTPINHLTRHQLLIQIRQHFWTRWFKEYLTQLQQRQKWTHTKVDIKVGTMVVLRDDNTSPLQWRLGRVIDVHPGKDGLIRIVDVKTANGILQRSIPKI; encoded by the coding sequence ATGGGTGATTTACCGTCAACACGTACTACAACAAGTAGGCCATTTTTAAATGTAGGAATCGACTACGGCGGGCcctttgttataaaaatttcgcgAAACAAAACCGACAAGGCttatatgtgtatttttgtatgtttttcGACTCGAGTGGTACATTTAGAGTTAGTTGTAGATTTAAGTACAGCAGCATTCATGAGAGTCTTACAAAGATTTATAGCTCGTCGGGGCAAATGCGCAAGTATATATTCGGATAATGCGAAGAACTTCGTAGGAGCAAACAACGAGTTGCGAGAAGTTGCTATGTTACGGAATCCAGAGCATCACGCGAAGATTTCAGATTTTGTAGctgaaaattctattaaatgGATTTTCATTCCCCCTCACTCCCCACACATGGGAGGTTTTTGGGAGGCGTCTATCAAATCTGCAAAGGTTCACTTACGGAAAATAATTGGAACCACATCACTTAGCTATGAAGAATTATATACTATACTGGTACAAATTGAAGCATGCCTAAACTCGAAACCTCTGTGTCCGATATCCGACGATGGCACAGATTTGGCTGTTCTGACTCCAGGTCATTTTATAATTAGAGTACCTTTGACGTCGCCTCCAGAATTGGATGTATCCAACACGCCAATTAACCATTTAACCAGACATCAATTGTTAATCCAGATACGACAACATTTTTGGACTAGATGGTTCAAAGAGTATTTAACTCAACTTCAGCAACGCCAAAAGTGGACACATACGAAGGTCGACATAAAGGTGGGCACAATGGTAGTGCTACGAGATGACAACACATCTCCTTTGCAGTGGCGTCTAGGAAGAGTTATCGACGTACACCCTGGAAAGGATGGACTAATTCGGATAGTTGATGTAAAAACAGCGAACGGAATATTACAGCGCAGCATTccaaaaatctga
- the LOC120357484 gene encoding uncharacterized protein LOC120357484 — protein MHKWNLNKNLISNEDNKEISESVNFNKEVNTLGIIWNPKRDTFQYRINLKPHLSKLTKRVILPVASKIFDPLGSIGPITVQSKLLLQNLWRSKVGWDNPVPAELQSKWTHFRAQLQSISKISIPRYAFSNDYVSSELHGFCDASELAYGCYYIKTENSQGDATVNLLCAKSRVAPVKSISLSRLELLAALLLARLYQQVTKALTIKPTSTHLWSDSTITLAWIKGESSRWVPFVANRVTEIQKLTDQIEWHHVDSKGNPADIISRGMNPEQLNSCLLWWNGPKWLKTKD, from the coding sequence ATGCACAAGTGGAATTTGAATAAGAATTTAATCTCCAATGAGGATAACAAAGAGATCTCAGAATCCGTAAActttaataaagaagtaaacaCATTGGGCATTATATGGAATCCAAAACGAGATACCTTTCAATATCGAATCAATTTAAAACCGCATTTATCGAAACTCACCAAGAGAGTTATATTGCCAGTTGCTTCGAAAATATTCGACCCATTGGGATCGATTGGACCAATAACCGTTCAGTCCAAGCTACTACTTCAAAATCTCTGGCGGTCCAAGGTTGGATGGGATAATCCCGTTCCTGCTGAATTGCAATCAAAATGGACACATTTTCGTGCTCAACTGCAGAGCATCTCTAAAATCTCAATTCCACGATACGCCTTTAGCAACGATTACGTTTCTTCAGAGTTGCATGGTTTCTGCGACGCTTCAGAACTCGCTTATGGTTGTTATTACATCAAAACTGAAAACTCACAGGGAGATGCAACTGTAAATTTATTGTGTGCGAAGTCGAGAGTAGCACCAGTAAAGTCTATTTCATTATCAAGACTAGAGCTTTTGGCAGCATTGTTGCTTGCCCGACTCTATCAACAAGTAACTAAAGCTTTGACAATTAAGCCAACGTCAACGCATTTATGGAGCGATTCCACGATTACGCTTGCATGGATAAAGGGTGAATCCTCTAGATGGGTGCCATTTGTGGCAAATAGAGTCACTGAAATTCAAAAACTAACCGATCAAATAGAGTGGCATCACGTTGACTCGAAGGGAAACCCTGCAGATATTATATCCAGGGGAATGAACCCTGAACAGTTAAACAGTTGTCTCCTCTGGTGGAATGGACCGAAGTGGCTAAAGACGAAAGATTAG
- the LOC113003530 gene encoding uncharacterized protein LOC113003530, producing the protein MSQCHLSTNSQIQEQLEGFWKLEEIEHSTPYTKEEQLCENHFVSTHQRDQDGRFIVQLPLKDKISSLGKSWEIAEKRLRLIERKLEKNPELKEAYINFIQEYERLRHMSAVENSTGDDKNANYIPHHAVVKATSTTTKIRVVFDASCKTSSGKSLNDILSVGPTIQNSLFDIMLRFRQHSYVITGDIHKMYRQILLNVDQRDLQRIL; encoded by the coding sequence ATGTCACAGTGTCATTTGTCTACAAACTCACAAATCCAAGAACAGCTCGAAGGATTCTGGAAATTAGAAGAGATCGAGCATTCAACTCCGTACACAAAGGAAGAACAACTTTGTGAGAATCATTTTGTCTCCACACATCAACGTGATCAAGACGGTCGATTCATCGTGCAACTACCATTAAAGGACAAGATTTCTTCACTTGGAAAATCTTGGGAAATTGCAGAGAAGCGTCTAAGATTAATTGAAAGAAAGTTAGAGAAAAATCCTGAGTTAAAGGAAgcatatattaatttcatacaAGAATACGAGAGACTAAGACACATGAGCGCGGTGGAGAATTCTACAGGCGATGATAAAAATGCGAACTACATTCCACATCACGCAGTTGTTAAAGCAACGAGTACTACCACTAAGATACGTGTGGTATTTGATGCGTCCTGCAAAACGTCGTCCGGCAAGTCGCTCAATGACATACTGTCAGTAGGACCTACGattcaaaattcattatttgataTCATGCTGCGATTCCGGCAACATAGTTATGTTATCACCGGCGATATTCATAAGATGTATCGACAGATCTTATTAAATGTCGATCAACGAGATCTGCAGCGAATTTTATGA